A window of Candidatus Poribacteria bacterium contains these coding sequences:
- a CDS encoding polysaccharide deacetylase family protein — translation MKKENQELSETETLQPIPDRLVVLTFDDGNKSDYAYVGPLLKQYGFGATFFITEGLNFLNNKTHYVTWEEIRQLHDEGFEIGNHTRHHTHTNTQSKAELLADLIHIDERCEAYGIPVPETFGYPADCRGPEAIEALSEKGYRFARRGIGPEFPFHPEGGRGPAYDPDVHHPLVIPSAGVPGPNYGFEDLVWAVEQAKDGKIAVLTFHGVPAVEHPWVNVSPEQFKTYMDYLRDRSCTVIALRDLAKYVDASETTGKSITYWP, via the coding sequence ATGAAAAAAGAAAATCAAGAATTGTCTGAAACTGAAACCCTACAACCTATCCCCGACAGGTTGGTTGTCCTTACCTTTGATGACGGTAATAAGTCTGACTATGCTTATGTTGGCCCCTTGTTGAAGCAATACGGTTTTGGGGCAACGTTTTTCATCACTGAAGGCCTCAATTTCCTCAATAATAAGACACACTATGTCACATGGGAAGAGATCCGTCAATTGCACGACGAGGGTTTTGAAATAGGTAACCACACCCGTCATCATACGCATACCAACACACAATCGAAAGCGGAATTGCTGGCAGACTTGATACACATCGATGAACGGTGCGAGGCATACGGTATCCCTGTGCCTGAGACCTTTGGCTATCCGGCGGATTGTCGCGGACCGGAAGCGATAGAAGCGTTGTCAGAAAAAGGGTATCGTTTCGCGCGGCGTGGCATTGGACCGGAGTTTCCATTTCACCCAGAGGGCGGACGTGGACCGGCTTACGATCCGGATGTCCATCACCCGTTGGTCATTCCGTCAGCAGGTGTCCCCGGTCCGAACTACGGGTTTGAGGATTTGGTTTGGGCGGTTGAACAGGCGAAGGACGGAAAGATCGCAGTCCTGACATTTCACGGTGTGCCTGCCGTTGAACATCCATGGGTCAATGTCTCACCCGAGCAGTTTAAGACCTATATGGATTATCTTCGTGACAGGAGTTGCACGGTTATTGCGTTGCGCGATCTGGCTAAATACGTTGATGCCTCAGAAACAACTGGAAAAAGCATAACATATTGGCCGTAA
- a CDS encoding phytanoyl-CoA dioxygenase family protein, with amino-acid sequence MRVESPFVDCTDLIGDRARLLEHSHQNGYLFFPALLPVEPVLALRQQVLRVAEHHELLAPDTHPDAGIRREGVFICEQDRSETFRNFYIDVQKLRLFHALPHHKHIVRVLEVLFGTSVFIHPRHICHTIFPGEHQYTTPPHQDFSPVRGSQETWTVWTPLGDCDAELGGLAIARGSNRHGLLEDGGVRSWELIEDNTEWAWNPFKCGDVVMFHSLTIHRGRDNVTEDRIRLATSARYQSVNEPVDEDALTVHLGCAKWEEVYSEWETNDSLKYYWNAIDMDVQPAYHRRRRETANR; translated from the coding sequence ATGCGTGTCGAATCGCCATTCGTGGACTGCACAGACTTGATCGGAGATCGTGCTCGGCTTCTTGAACACAGTCACCAGAACGGGTATCTCTTCTTTCCCGCACTGCTTCCTGTAGAACCGGTGCTTGCGTTACGTCAACAGGTGCTTCGTGTGGCAGAACATCACGAACTCCTTGCCCCGGACACCCATCCCGATGCCGGTATCCGCAGAGAAGGGGTCTTCATCTGCGAACAGGATAGGTCCGAGACTTTCAGAAATTTTTACATTGATGTCCAGAAACTCCGACTTTTCCACGCGCTTCCGCATCACAAGCACATCGTGCGTGTTCTGGAGGTCTTGTTCGGCACGTCCGTTTTCATTCATCCGCGCCACATCTGTCACACTATCTTCCCAGGAGAACATCAGTATACCACGCCACCACATCAGGACTTCAGCCCAGTTCGTGGTTCGCAGGAAACATGGACCGTCTGGACACCTCTCGGAGACTGTGATGCCGAGTTGGGTGGCTTGGCGATTGCCCGTGGATCAAACCGTCATGGGTTGTTAGAGGACGGCGGTGTCCGTTCCTGGGAGTTGATCGAAGACAATACTGAATGGGCTTGGAACCCCTTTAAATGTGGAGATGTCGTCATGTTCCACAGTTTAACGATTCATCGAGGTCGTGACAACGTGACCGAGGATCGCATACGGCTCGCGACGAGTGCCCGCTATCAATCGGTCAACGAACCTGTTGATGAAGACGCGCTCACCGTTCATCTGGGCTGTGCGAAATGGGAAGAGGTCTATTCCGAATGGGAAACGAACGATTCGCTGAAGTATTACTGGAACGCAATTGACATGGATGTTCAACCGGCTTACCATCGCCGCAGGAGAGAAACTGCAAATCGTTAG